In Rhodopirellula sp. P2, the DNA window CACGAACGACTGCGAGCGTCGCCACCGCCAAACTTGGTTTGGCTGATTCGGCCGAGCGCCGATGAAAGCTCTTCTTCCACCAACGGCAGCGTCAGGAATTCACGTGCTCCCGCCCGGATGGCCTGCAGGATCAGTTGTCCATCGCTGACGGCACTGGTCGCCAACAATGCTGTGTCTGGTGTCTCGCGAGTGATCCGCTCAATCAGTTTGATTGCTGCGGTGGAATCCGTGTCCAGGGAGATGACTCCCACATCCGGAGTCGTTTGGTCAACGATGTCCGGGAAGAACTCGTAGCGAGAACAGTCTGCTTCCAACCAAACGGTGTCCATGCCCAACAGCATGGCTTTGAGTGTTTCGCGGGACGAGTCGTTTGGATCGACCAAGGCCAATCGTAGGACGTTACTCATAGCTGACTACTTCGATAGACGGAGAAGATTTTCATGGGGAAAGCCCGACGTTCCGTCGGACAACATGTTGGGGCAACTGGATTTCACTCAAACGATCATCGGTATTCCGGTTGGCTGACGATCACTCCATCCGCGATCTTCGTTGGTTCGGGACCGGGAACGATTGCTCCCGGAGGAAGCAACTCACCCGCCCCAAAGCGATTGTTCGTAGGGCGTTGAGGTGCTCGTGCCATTTGCGGTGGGTAATACCCAGCCGGGTTGGGCATCGCTCGCGGTGGAGTGTTACGTGAGGCTTGCGGTGACGGCATCGTGGGGTCAACGATCTGGCCTTCTTGGTAGCCTTGGCTGGGGACACCGTTCATCGGGGCGTGATAGATGGGCGGCTGATGCAGCATCGGGCCGGATTCAATCTGTCCACCGTGGAAGCCACCGGTGACTCCAGGTTGCAAGTTGGGGTTGTCGCAATCGTTGGCCTTCAGATTGGGCACTTCGATGTGACCCAAGGCATAGAACTCTTTGTCATCCGGCGAGTGTGTGTTCATGCCAGGACCGCCGCGAGGCACTTCGTGAGGGTCCATCGCTTCCACCAATTCGGGCGTCACCATGATCAACAGTTCGATCTCGTTGCGACGCTCTTGCATTTGGCGGAACAGCGATCCGACGTAGGGCAGACTTCCGAAGAACGGGGTTCGGCTGACGGTTGATTCGGTGCGGCTTTGCAGCAAACCCGCCAAGGCGAACGTTTGCCCTGCTTGCATCTCGACCGCGGTTTCGACGTACCGAGTCGTGAACGCAGTCACGTTGGTACCGTCGATCGTGATGGCACGTGAGGAGTCGGGCTCACTGACTTCGGGGCGAACCTCCAGACGAATGCGTCCGGGGCCGACGACGAAGGGCAAGAAGTCGATGCTTGTGCCGTAATCTTCGTAAGTGACTTGAACCTGGCCATTTTGACCGGGAATGATCGTTGGGATTCGTCCCCCCACGGTGAACCGAGCGGGACGACCGTGTGTGGCAACGACAGTGGGTTCAGCCAGCAGCTTGACCATCCGTTGTTCCTCCAAAGCTTTGATCATCGCTTCGAAGTCCCCGTTGACATTGAACCGCAGGTTCGTGTCCCCAGATGGGACGGGGCCGAACGTTCCGTTGTCGCCTTCTACCAATCCGGCGGAGACATCCAGGATTCCACTCGGACCATTGAGCAACACGAAGTTGTCGCTCAAGATGGCGAGGTCAACTCCCAACTGCCGAAGCTTCGTGCGGCTGATTTCCATGATCTTGGTGTGCAACAGAACCTGTTGGATCCCAACGACTTGGATGTTGTTGATCACGGTCGTGTAGAACTGTTCGGTGATCGCCACCGCTTTGTCCACGTCATCGACGCTGGTCACGTATCCCGAGATGATGGAAGACTCACCAATCGGCGTCACGCGAAGTGATGCCAGCGGCAATTGCGAATTCAGGATGCCTTCGACTTCGCGAGCGTCTGCGACGACCGTGACATCGATCGTGTACAGCTTGTCCTCGGTGTCCCAGAGATTGATCTGGGTGGTACCGGGCGTCTTGCCGAACACCTGGATTTGGTTTTCAGAGACTGGTGTTGCTCCCAGGACTTCCTCGTTGTGAACTTGGAAGCGCGGGATGCGTTCGCCGAGCGACAGAATGCGGCTGCTCTTGACGATCAGGTCCATCCGTTCGACGGATTGGTTGATCTGATGGTCACCAGCGGCGGACGCGAGCGTTGTAGCAGACTGCGCCATCACCGGCTGGGAAACCGCGATCATCGCGAACCCGAAAACGGCCGTGATCAAACAGCGGACCGAACGGTCGCGACGGGTAAGAAAAGTGCACACTCGCATCTGAGGCATCCTTGCCGGGGCGGGTCGAGTTATTCATTCATCTCCGCGAGAGTTCGTCCATGAACTCTCGGCGATCAGCTCGTCGCGGTGAAGCGATGGGCTGGGTGGCAGTCCGCTGGGTGGCGGGCTTGCCTAGGCGTCAGTGGTGAATCTTGTTTCGTTGGTCCAAGAGCTTCAACGGCTCGTGGGACCAAACTCTTTGGTCGGCGGGGCATCTGCTTCGGAACGGTCCGAAGGTCCGCTGTTGTAGAACGGGCTTTGTGACCCATTCAGATAGCTGTAATCGGTTGGTGCACTGGGTTCATCCAGTTCGTTCTCGCTAGGGAGGGGATAATCTGCCCCCGGGCGAGTTCGCAGGTCGGTGGTCGTCTCTTCCAAGTCGTCACGCCCTGATTCGGCGAGCACCTTGGGGACACTGGATCCTTCTTCAATCCAGTATTCCGTCAGCACGCCACCGGACATTTTCAACATCTTGAATCCCCGCTTCTTTTCTTTTTGTGGGGCTCGAATGGAAGGCGTCACGATCGGCGGTTCCACGCGGTTGCTCTCTTCGACGCGTTGTGCCTGAGCGATTTGATAGTCCGACAGCCAACGCAAGAAGTCCTGTCCGGCGCCGCCACCTGACGCACCGTCTTGGGTTTCGTTGATGTCGCTGGGGTTGCCCAACGTCAACCGAATTTTGCCCAGTTCGCTGGCATAGGTCCACGCGGGGGTGTCTTTCTTATGAATCAGCAGCGAGATCGAACGAGCCGGTTTGGATTCGACTTCGGGATCGACTTCGCGTTCGGTCCGGCCGTCAACGGCGAAAACTCGGACACCTGTCAAAACGGTTTTGGCGGTGGTCTCGGGGATCAACTCGCTCTTGATGAAGTACGCCATCACGTCGACTCGGTCGCCAGGGCGAACCAGGGTGGCAACGCTACTTTCAGGATCCGCACGCATCGAGACCACGCTGAATCCAACTGGAATCGTTTGGGAGGAACCATTGGCATCCGCCATCAGTTTGACTGGCATCACTGGTTCGCCCTCGTAGAAACGTTGGCGAGCGAATTTCCCTTCGACGTCCTCGAGGTTTCCGCTAGCGCCCGTTGGGACGCGGTCCGCGGGCCATTGTTCGAGTCGGATTTTGTCAGCCGTGATTTCTTCTGCGATATCAATGGTCTTTGAAGTCACGAAGATCTCAACCGTGGCGACCGAACTTTGACCCGTTGACTGAGCTTGCATCCACTGGCTCACACCGATTGCGGCGATCGTGCCGCAGACGCAGGCCAGGATGAGGAAGACTGATTTGTTTCGCATGGCAATCGGGTGGGTAACCAGAGGTGACAGACTGCTCGCGTTGAATTCGGCCGAAAATTCGATCGCCCGCAATGAAAGCGTCACTCACGGTATCGGGTGTGAGTGTTCAGGAGCTAAACACACTTGGGGCAACCGAGTCTCTTTGCGCAATCGTCACAGATTGACAAAGGGTCGTTTGGCTTCGGATTTCCAACGCCTGGAAGGAATTGCCCCGGCATCTGGGGCATAAATGACGACAGGCCGCATGGGGGATCCATGCGGCCCTCGACTTTCAATCTGAATCAGACCAACTGGCCAGATGCAGCGAAGTAGATGATGGTCCCGATGGCCATGGGGATGCCGTAGGGCAACAGGTACATCGTTGGTTTTCGCTCGCGGGCAATCGCGGCAAGTTGTTCCGGTTTGCGGATCGTTCGCCACTCATTCATGATTTTCCAGAACTGAGCGTAGTGTTTCACCCAAGCTCCGCTCTTCCAAATCATGAACGCTGCCATGATGCCGCCGACGATTGCAGTCGCAGCAAAGGCTTGCAGTGTGATCGTGGTACCGCACCAGGCACCGATGCCTGCCAGCAGTTTCACGTCGCCAGCTCCCATGCCGCCGACGTTGCGAAGCGGCAACAGCAGCATCATGCCGACGAAGGTGCCAAGCAAACTGTAACCCAAGCCCGGCATTCCGCCTTGGATGAAACAGTGTGCCCAACCGCAGATGATGAACGGGAAAGTCAACCAGTTTGGGACTTTCAAAATCATGCCGTCGATGACAGCTGCAACAATGAGGACCACCGTCACGAACCAAATGGTCCAGTTTTCGGTGATGCCTTGAAGGAGAGTGTCCATGGTGATTTCCCCGTGTTTCTTCGGCCGAAACGTTCGTGCAACGTGTCGTCCGTTGGTGGTTCAAAGTGGATGGTGTGTGTGGATGGCGGTGAACGTGGTGGTGAATTCCGGTCGTTATCGGATGGATCAGCGAGGACCGATCATCCAGCTCAACATTGCGAACAGCAACGTCACGCCACAGCAGGCCAATTGCCAAACGTGGGCGGCAGCGTCTGCAGGAATCAGTGGGTAGTTCATTCGCTCAATGCCCAGGGGCAAACTTGGAAGGTGTGAAGTGAGTGGCAGCCAAGACATCCATTGAACTCGCAATGTCGGACCGTCTCATTTCGGTCCGCAAGGTCTTCGCAACAGGGCTCCCCCGAAGGGCGATTCCGAAAGGCGACGAGACGAATCTCGTCGCCGTTCGGGATGTCGCCAAATTGACGGGACAAGCCCGCCAGGTCAGGCTCAGTTGGCAGCGATGGCAGCGCCAGCTTCGCCGAACTTTGCGTTGGCATTGGAACCGATGGTGGTCACAGCACCGATGCAAACGACGATGATCAGAGCCAACAAGACGGCGTACTCAACAGCCGTTGGTCCGTCTTCTTCTTTCAGGAAAGCAACAACGTTTTCAGCAAACTTTTTCATATCTAACTCCAGACAAAAACGGGGGCCACGATTATGTCTCGTTAACCCGGCGACAAGGTGTTAGTCGACTCAATGTGAGCCGACCCAGGTGACAACAGCCTTCGTCAATGGAAATCAAACTGACAAGCCTCGGTTCAAACCCATGCGTGTTTCAGAACGAAACAGCGATGGGCTCTTTCCACGGCAACCCGGCTTTCCTGAAGCCAAGCCAAATCGCAGTTTGCGATCGGCCGACTCACGGACCCGTGGTTTTGCGTGCCGCCCTCTCGGACGGTTTGCCTTTGTCAGGGAACTTCGGCTGACCCCGTCGAATACCCCAAGGCGACACACCTTCGACTGTTCGACGTGGCAGTGAATTGCCATTCAAGGCAACTCACTTTCTCACTACCGAACACTACGACAGAAAACGGACGTGTCAAAAAAGATTGGTTGGCCAAACCTTAACGGCCGGGCAAGATGCCGGGTCGCTCCGGTTGTAGCGATTGGGGGATCGTTCGCGATTGCGAAAACGGCCCATCGCGTCCGGATCATTGAAAAGTCCAGGACCCCTCGGTGCTGTTGATGCCAACCCCAGCGATGGCGGAGTCAGTTCTGGGACGGCCAACCAGGCAATTGGAACTTCTTCTGCGTGTTGGCGGTGTGCTCGCTGTAATGCCGCTCCATTTGCTTGAGCAAGGCGCCCAGAGTTGGCCAGCGACTGCCGGGGACTTTGTCATCGGTGCCATAGCCATCCAGCAAATAGGCAAATCGCCGGCTGAATTCGCTGACACGTTGCATCTGGCGAGCTTCCTCTGCGCCCGACCAATTCGGATTGGCGAATCGATAGTCCGGCGGCATTTGGGCCGGATTCAGATCCATGACCGGGATTGCAGCGTCAGCTGTGTGATACATCTGCGAGAAGAACTGCAATTGCCGCCCCATCATGTGTTCCACGTTCCAACGTGGCGTGTGAGTACCGTTGGCGGGTTGGAAGTTCATTTGCTCGGCTGTCAATGCAGAGAAGACTGCTTGGGACTCGGAGCATGACTTTTCCATTGCAACGAACATTTTGTCCATCGCCTCCGGCATCACCCAAGGTTGAGGCGAGACGTTCCACCAAACCGCTGGTGACTTCGTCTGGGATTCGGGCGACAGGGATGAGATGGCGACCGTGTTGTGGTTTTGCGAGCGGACTTTGGCTGAGTCGGGAGCGGTTGCTGACTCTGAGATCCAGTTTCGAACCGTTGTTGGCAATGATTTGCCGTCTTCTGCCGCGAATCGCTGCAAGTCGGATCCGATGACCGCGTCGATGTGCTCGATGGATTCCAGCGTCTGAGCGTCGCAATCCGGCCCCGCCACAATCAGATGGACACCATCCAGTTGAAGGTGGACCGCTTTGGTGCCCAGCAAATTCACTCGGATGTCATTGGGCGTCTCGGATACGTCGCTTGTTTGGGTGTCGCTGATTGCTACCGATTGCCAAGTCGGTTTGGCTTGGTTGGCTGGGCGGCGGAGAAGGTAGGTGCCTGCCTGACCCAGTCCAACGGTTGCGTCCGTTGGCGGAATCGCATTGGTGTCTGAATCACTGGCTGGCGTTGATCCGGCAGGCGAGGCGGGGGCGTTCTGAACCGCGACGCTCAGTCCCCAGTGCGCCTCAACCGTCACCGTCCCCCCAGGCCACAATCGCACCGCGATCGGGTCTCCTTCGGCGGCATCCACGGGGGCAGGGAACCAGGCTGCTGGAAACAAGGCCAGTAAAAGTCCAGCAAAAACGAGTTTCGCTGTGGTTCCATTGCAGAAACAGATCGAATTCATCGCGATGGCCTATCTGGGTGCCGCGCGTCTTGAGTCGGCGCGGGCGATTCGTGGAACGTTCGTGAACGGCTATCGTAGCACGATCCCTTGAACACGTTTCCACTCTGTGATCGCCAGCGAGACGTCCAGTTGCCGGGCGAGTTGATCGCCGCGAAGTTTTTCGAGTTCCAAGCGAATCAGGTCATCGGAGCCGACGGGTTGTTGGTCCAATTCGATCGCGGCCTGCGTTTCTTCCAGTCGTTCCTGGGCCCACTGCAGTTGGCGGTCGATCAATCCAAGACGTGCGTTGGCAAGACGAACGTCCAGGACAGCCTGCAAGGTTTCATTGCGAACCACTTCTGCCAACGATTCTCGAAGCAGCGAGCACTGTTGACGGCGGCAGTTCAGATCGCTCGTGTTGGAATCGGGGGACAGGCACGAGAACAGACCTTTTCCCGTGGCCGCTGCGATCGCCAAACCAGCGCCGGGGCTGAGGGCCCCAATCAGTTGCCTGGCCGAGGACAGGTTGCAGGTTCGCATGCCAGCACACAATTGCTGGACCGCTTTCAAATCGTTGCGATTGGCCAGTGCGGTGCCAACGCTGGTGCCAGCGTCGACCGATCCGACGGAGGCGGCTGGTTGCAATTCGTCCACCGTCACGGCCACGGCGACTTCCGACTCGGGCCGACCGGTGCGACGAGCGAGTTCTTGGCGGAGCTTTTGGGTTGCGAAGGATTGTTGGATTTCCATGTCTTGCCAAACCAGCTTGGCTTGTTGCAGCTGCAAAACATTGCCATCGGGGACTCCCAATCGATCGGCTTCGTTGGCTAAATCGATCAAGCGGTTTTGGACCTTGATTCCTTGCTGAGCGATTTGCTTGCCAAGCTGGGCGGCGACCAAGCGGTCGTAGGCCTTGGCTGCATCGGCCGCGTCGTCGGCGCGGCGGCCCAGAGCGATCTCGGCGAGAACGGACCGGATCAGCCGCAACTGGCAGACAGCCGCTTCATCCTCACAATCCACCCCACAAGCGACCGACCGTGATTCTTGGTCGATCATGTTGGCTTCGGGCGAATGCTGGTGCGCCCACTGCATGACTTGTTGCCGCGTGTAGCTGACGATCGATCCCGTTTCGATCGGCATCGCCATGGCGTCCAGGACAACGGTGTTGGCTGGCAGCGGGCTTTCCAGCGCAAGAGTTTCCGACTTCGTCGATGTCAGCGTCGTTTCGGCCGCCGGAAGCGTGCCGCTTGCGGGCGGCGGATCGACGGTGGAGGGCGTTGCCCAGTCGGTGACACTCCCATGGGGCGATTGAGCGGACAGGACCGCCATGGTCGCCACACCAAAGATCAACGGGAGAATCCAGCGGTGGGCCGGGGATCGAGCGGCTGGAATCGCAAGTTTCACGGCAGAAAGCATCCCTGGAATGAACAGAGGCCCCCTTCCGTCCGTGAAAGAGTATTGCAGTGTCCTCTATCAGACGGGATCGGTCAGAGTTTGCATTGGAATCAGCGGACTGTTCCACGACTGCATTGGCGGGATTGCACCGGTTTGGACGAAAAAAACCGATGGTCCGGTCGAGCCGATCTTTCGCTAGACTGCGTCATTCGCAAAATTCCACGTTTTTCCAGCAACATGAATTCATCGACCGAATCGAAGTCCACCAACGACGGTTCCGTGTCGGAGGCTCAGTCAGCCTTCGACGCCATGACGATTCCTCAACAGCGCGCCGCTGTGTTCCGGTTGCAGGCCGGACGCGAAACGGTGGAAGCCTTCGCGGTTGCCTTCATCTTGGCTCTGTTGTTCCGGGCTTTCATCGCCGAAGCCTTTGTGATCCCCACTGGATCGATGGCTCCCGCCCTGATGGGGGCTCACAAAGATGTGTTCTGCGACGAATGTGGGCAGCAGTTCCCAATCGGGGCGAGCCTGGAAAACCGCACCCCCGCGCTTCAGAAAGTCGTGGTTGGCGGGATCTGCCCGAATTGTCGGCACGTGAATTCATTGGATTTAGCCAATGATGCGAATCAGCAAACCTTCAGCGGCGACCGGATTCTCGTCAGCAAATTCGCATACACGCTGAAAGAGCCCAAGCGATGGGACGTGATCGTCTTCAAGGTTCCAGTGAACCCCAAGCAGAACTACATCAAACGCTTGGTCGGTCTGCCCGACGAAACCGTGTCGATCCAATTTGGAGACGTCTACGCGAAATCGAATTCTGAACCCGATTCCTCTGAATTTGGTGAAATCCAGCGCAAGCCCCCTGAAAAGCTGCTGGCGATGAGTCACCTGGTTTACGACAGCCAGCATCAACCCAAGGCTCTGCTGGAGGCCGGCTACCCATCCAGGTTGCAACCATGGACCCCAGGAAGCGAAACGATTCCCACGGATTCTTGGAAGGTGACCGAGACTGCGGAGGGGATGACCGCGACGGTCGAGGCCGCCGAGGATGAAACCAAGTGGCTTCGCTATTACCACCATTTCCCGGATGAACAACAGTGGCGAGCAGCGATCAATGGTGAATCATTGGCGGACGTGGATCCACAAAGCGGAAGACTGATCACGGATTTCTACGCCTATGATTCGTATCTGAATGTCGCATCCGACCGAGTCTACGACGTCAAACCTTCCCCGGTCGGCGTCTCGCGTCTGAAACGCATGCTGGGGCAAACCCGCACTGCCGGTGTGTTTCGAAAGAGCTATGAGTCCGGCGGCGACTTGGCTCAGTTCCGAGGAACGGTTCAGTACGGTGGGTCGTACCACGGCTCCGGAGGCGTTCATTGGGTTGGCGATCTGATTGTTTCCCAGACCATCGCAACTTCCGACGATGCTCAACAACTCAGCTTTGAAATTGTCGAAGCCGGAGTGCGTCATGTTTGTGAAATCAATCTCCAAACCGGCGAAGCCAAGCTCACACTGGACGATGGTCAGGTGCATGCGTTTGACGGTGACAGCAATCTGCATCCAATCGCCGAAACCGCCGTGCGGGCTGGTCAGCAACATGACTTCCGGTTCAGCAACGCGGATGATGAACTGAGGTTGTGGATCGACGGTGACTTGGTGGCCTTCCAATCGCCGGCCACTTTTGATTTCAATTCCATTGTCCCACGCGAAGAGAACCAGCCCCGATATGACGGGCCGGGCAATCCTTTGGATGCCGCTCCGATCGCCATGGCTGTGACCGGTGGTTCGGCCACGCTGAACCAGTGGACAATCCACCGCGACAAGTATTACATCGCCGTCGACACCAGCGACGACGGCATGCTGGACTATGACATGGGAGCCTTGCGTCGCTTTGTCGGCGCTGGGGCTCGACCGGACGAAATTGTTCGCGACATTCAACTGCTGATGGGCGAGCCCACGATTTGGGCCGATTTCCCCGGTTGGCAAAGTCGCCGCGCCGTTTCCTTCCGGATGGAAGAAGACCAATTCTTCCCGATGGGCGACAACAGTCCCGAGAGTTTGGACGCACGTTGTTGGGCCGGTAAGAAAACACGACTCGGAAACTACGCCAGTCCCGACAAAGACGCCTACAAATTTGCGGACGTTTCGTATGTCCCGCGAGACCTGTTGGTTGGCAAGGCATTGCTGGTGTTTTGGCCGCACCCGTGGAAGTCGCCGTTGCCGTTTTGGCCCAACCTGGACCGGATGCAACGAATCAAGTGATTCACAGAAAGGAATCGAATCATGAGTGACGAATTTACCCCGACCTCCTTTCCCACCGAATCACCGCTGGGAGCCAACGTCGAACGCCAGTCGAGCGAGCCTGTTCTGGAAGCGGTCGGTTTGCAGAAAACCTACGGGCGACGTCGGGTCGTCGATGGAGTGAACCTGCACGTCGGTGAAGCCGAGATTGTGGGATTGCTGGGGCCCAATGGTGCCGGGAAATCGACCAGCTTTCGAATGATCTGTGGGCTCGTTCAGCCCGACCAGGGACGCGTGTACTTGGGTGGCCAAGACGTGACCGATTGGCCGATGTTCCGGCGCGCTCGAGACGGCCAAATGGGATACTTGCCACAAGAACCCAGTGTTTTCAAAAAACTGACGGTGGAGCAAAACATCTCGGCGTTGTTCGAGTTGCTGGGCGTGGATCGCAAGCAACGCAAAGAACGCACCAATGAATTGCTTGAAGAGTTCAACATCACGCACATTCGAAAGAGTCGTGCGGCGGGACTTTCCGGCGGTGAACGCCGCCGACTGGAGATCGCTCGTTGCTTGGTTTCCAATCCGCGAATTGTGATGCTCGATGAGCCCTTTGCCGGGATTGACCCGGTCACAGTGCAATCGATTCAAGGTGTGATTCAACAGCTTCGAGATTCCGGGATCAGCGTTTTGATCACCGACCATGCGGCCCGTGAAATTTTGACCACCGTCGACCGTTGCTATGTGATCTATCAGGGCCAAGTCCTGATCGACGGCACGCCTGATGAAGTCAAGCGGCACCCGAAGGTCCGCGAAGAATATCTGGGAGACCTCGATGCGGCCGCCGGTGGTCCCACGGGGCCACCCGCCGAGAATCAGTTTCGCATTGACCCTGCCCATTCTCAATCGACTCCCCCAGCTCCGTCCTCTGCTCAGTCTGCCGCCGCACCGACACGCCGCCAAGTGCCGCGGCGTCGCGTGACGGACGTCTGACAACCACCTGATTAGCACCATGTCTCCTATGATTGCCGCCGACAAAATCCAGGCGGCTCGCCAGCGAATCGCTGGCGTGGTTCGCCACACGCCTCTGATGCGAAACGCTCGTCTCTCGGCGCTGTATGACGCCGAGATTCTGCTCAAGCGCGAAGACCTGCAAGAAGTCCGTAGCTACAAAATTCGTGGGGCGTACAACCGGATGTCGCAGCTCAGCGACGAGCAGCGTGCCGCTGGGGTGGTTTGTGCCAGTGCCGGCAATCACGCGCAAGGTTTCGCGTATGCCTGTCATTCGATGGGGATTCAAGGTCGAGTCTTCATGCCTGCGGTCACGCCCAAGCAGAAGGTCGAGAAGGTCAAGCTGTTCGGGCAAGAACACGTGGAGATCATTCTGATCGGGGACACGTTCGATGATGCGGCCGCAGAAGCCCACCGCGCCGCCGAAGGTGGTCTGACCTATATCCCGCCCTTTGATGATCCCGCCATCATCGAAGGCCAAGGCACGGTCGGGGCTGAAATTTTGGAAGACCACCCGGAGCCAATTGACATTGTGCTTGTCGCAGTGGGTGGCGGCGGTTTGATTTCTGGTTTGGGAAGCATCTTCAAGCAACTCTCACCGCAAACCAAGATCATTGGGGTGGAACCGACGGGCGCACCGGCGATGCATGACAGCCTTCGCGAAGGCAAGGTCGTCACGCTCGACAAGATCGATAGCTTCGTCGACGGTGCCGCGGTCCGGCGGGTCGGCGATTTGAATTTCCAGATTGCGCAGCACGTCATCGATGAAATGGTCCTTGTGCCGGAGGGCAAGGTCTGCAGCGTGATGTTGCAGCTCTACAACGACGAAGGCCTGGTCGTCGAACCCGCGGGAGCTCTTTCGATTGCGGCGCTCGAACAGTTGGCCGACGAGATTCGGGGCAAGACCGTCGTGTGTGTGGTTGGTGGCAGCAACAACGACATCACTCGCACCGAAGAAATTCGCGACCGAGCGATGTTGTACGAGGGGCTGCAGCACTACTTCATCATCAAGTTCCCGCAGCGTGCGGGCGCTTTGCGAGAGTTCCTCAACAATGTGCTCGGGCCCACCGACGACATCACGCACTTTGAGTACACGCGAAAGCACAATCGCGAAACCGGGCCGGCGCTCGTCGGTTTGCAGGTCGCCCACCGCGACGACTACCAAGGCTTGCTG includes these proteins:
- a CDS encoding DinB family protein — its product is MNSICFCNGTTAKLVFAGLLLALFPAAWFPAPVDAAEGDPIAVRLWPGGTVTVEAHWGLSVAVQNAPASPAGSTPASDSDTNAIPPTDATVGLGQAGTYLLRRPANQAKPTWQSVAISDTQTSDVSETPNDIRVNLLGTKAVHLQLDGVHLIVAGPDCDAQTLESIEHIDAVIGSDLQRFAAEDGKSLPTTVRNWISESATAPDSAKVRSQNHNTVAISSLSPESQTKSPAVWWNVSPQPWVMPEAMDKMFVAMEKSCSESQAVFSALTAEQMNFQPANGTHTPRWNVEHMMGRQLQFFSQMYHTADAAIPVMDLNPAQMPPDYRFANPNWSGAEEARQMQRVSEFSRRFAYLLDGYGTDDKVPGSRWPTLGALLKQMERHYSEHTANTQKKFQLPGWPSQN
- the lptB gene encoding LPS export ABC transporter ATP-binding protein — protein: MSDEFTPTSFPTESPLGANVERQSSEPVLEAVGLQKTYGRRRVVDGVNLHVGEAEIVGLLGPNGAGKSTSFRMICGLVQPDQGRVYLGGQDVTDWPMFRRARDGQMGYLPQEPSVFKKLTVEQNISALFELLGVDRKQRKERTNELLEEFNITHIRKSRAAGLSGGERRRLEIARCLVSNPRIVMLDEPFAGIDPVTVQSIQGVIQQLRDSGISVLITDHAAREILTTVDRCYVIYQGQVLIDGTPDEVKRHPKVREEYLGDLDAAAGGPTGPPAENQFRIDPAHSQSTPPAPSSAQSAAAPTRRQVPRRRVTDV
- a CDS encoding Flp family type IVb pilin, with product MKKFAENVVAFLKEEDGPTAVEYAVLLALIIVVCIGAVTTIGSNANAKFGEAGAAIAAN
- the ilvA gene encoding threonine ammonia-lyase gives rise to the protein MSPMIAADKIQAARQRIAGVVRHTPLMRNARLSALYDAEILLKREDLQEVRSYKIRGAYNRMSQLSDEQRAAGVVCASAGNHAQGFAYACHSMGIQGRVFMPAVTPKQKVEKVKLFGQEHVEIILIGDTFDDAAAEAHRAAEGGLTYIPPFDDPAIIEGQGTVGAEILEDHPEPIDIVLVAVGGGGLISGLGSIFKQLSPQTKIIGVEPTGAPAMHDSLREGKVVTLDKIDSFVDGAAVRRVGDLNFQIAQHVIDEMVLVPEGKVCSVMLQLYNDEGLVVEPAGALSIAALEQLADEIRGKTVVCVVGGSNNDITRTEEIRDRAMLYEGLQHYFIIKFPQRAGALREFLNNVLGPTDDITHFEYTRKHNRETGPALVGLQVAHRDDYQGLLDRLTASNIEYQVVNEQRMLFELLV
- a CDS encoding type II and III secretion system protein family protein — its product is MAQSATTLASAAGDHQINQSVERMDLIVKSSRILSLGERIPRFQVHNEEVLGATPVSENQIQVFGKTPGTTQINLWDTEDKLYTIDVTVVADAREVEGILNSQLPLASLRVTPIGESSIISGYVTSVDDVDKAVAITEQFYTTVINNIQVVGIQQVLLHTKIMEISRTKLRQLGVDLAILSDNFVLLNGPSGILDVSAGLVEGDNGTFGPVPSGDTNLRFNVNGDFEAMIKALEEQRMVKLLAEPTVVATHGRPARFTVGGRIPTIIPGQNGQVQVTYEDYGTSIDFLPFVVGPGRIRLEVRPEVSEPDSSRAITIDGTNVTAFTTRYVETAVEMQAGQTFALAGLLQSRTESTVSRTPFFGSLPYVGSLFRQMQERRNEIELLIMVTPELVEAMDPHEVPRGGPGMNTHSPDDKEFYALGHIEVPNLKANDCDNPNLQPGVTGGFHGGQIESGPMLHQPPIYHAPMNGVPSQGYQEGQIVDPTMPSPQASRNTPPRAMPNPAGYYPPQMARAPQRPTNNRFGAGELLPPGAIVPGPEPTKIADGVIVSQPEYR
- the cpaB gene encoding Flp pilus assembly protein CpaB; amino-acid sequence: MRNKSVFLILACVCGTIAAIGVSQWMQAQSTGQSSVATVEIFVTSKTIDIAEEITADKIRLEQWPADRVPTGASGNLEDVEGKFARQRFYEGEPVMPVKLMADANGSSQTIPVGFSVVSMRADPESSVATLVRPGDRVDVMAYFIKSELIPETTAKTVLTGVRVFAVDGRTEREVDPEVESKPARSISLLIHKKDTPAWTYASELGKIRLTLGNPSDINETQDGASGGGAGQDFLRWLSDYQIAQAQRVEESNRVEPPIVTPSIRAPQKEKKRGFKMLKMSGGVLTEYWIEEGSSVPKVLAESGRDDLEETTTDLRTRPGADYPLPSENELDEPSAPTDYSYLNGSQSPFYNSGPSDRSEADAPPTKEFGPTSR
- a CDS encoding A24 family peptidase; this translates as MDTLLQGITENWTIWFVTVVLIVAAVIDGMILKVPNWLTFPFIICGWAHCFIQGGMPGLGYSLLGTFVGMMLLLPLRNVGGMGAGDVKLLAGIGAWCGTTITLQAFAATAIVGGIMAAFMIWKSGAWVKHYAQFWKIMNEWRTIRKPEQLAAIARERKPTMYLLPYGIPMAIGTIIYFAASGQLV
- the lepB gene encoding signal peptidase I, whose amino-acid sequence is MNSSTESKSTNDGSVSEAQSAFDAMTIPQQRAAVFRLQAGRETVEAFAVAFILALLFRAFIAEAFVIPTGSMAPALMGAHKDVFCDECGQQFPIGASLENRTPALQKVVVGGICPNCRHVNSLDLANDANQQTFSGDRILVSKFAYTLKEPKRWDVIVFKVPVNPKQNYIKRLVGLPDETVSIQFGDVYAKSNSEPDSSEFGEIQRKPPEKLLAMSHLVYDSQHQPKALLEAGYPSRLQPWTPGSETIPTDSWKVTETAEGMTATVEAAEDETKWLRYYHHFPDEQQWRAAINGESLADVDPQSGRLITDFYAYDSYLNVASDRVYDVKPSPVGVSRLKRMLGQTRTAGVFRKSYESGGDLAQFRGTVQYGGSYHGSGGVHWVGDLIVSQTIATSDDAQQLSFEIVEAGVRHVCEINLQTGEAKLTLDDGQVHAFDGDSNLHPIAETAVRAGQQHDFRFSNADDELRLWIDGDLVAFQSPATFDFNSIVPREENQPRYDGPGNPLDAAPIAMAVTGGSATLNQWTIHRDKYYIAVDTSDDGMLDYDMGALRRFVGAGARPDEIVRDIQLLMGEPTIWADFPGWQSRRAVSFRMEEDQFFPMGDNSPESLDARCWAGKKTRLGNYASPDKDAYKFADVSYVPRDLLVGKALLVFWPHPWKSPLPFWPNLDRMQRIK